The following proteins are co-located in the Clostridiales bacterium genome:
- the cutC gene encoding choline trimethylamine-lyase, giving the protein MSAEERASLMKMFESVSKEITKEEPITASAGYTAGIAEGGTEIPDGITPRLEKLKANYLKHVPSITTYRAKAITKIAKENPGMPKILLRAKCFRYCCETAPLVIQDDELIVGAPNGAPRAGAFSPDIAWRWMVDEIDSIGNRAQDPFYISEEDKKIMKEELFPFWQGKSVDEYCEDQYREAGVWEMSGESFVSDCSYHAVNGGGDSNPGYDVILMNKGMLDIQQEAKDHLEKLDYQNPDDIEKIYFYKSIIDTTEGVMIYAKRLSDYAAELAAKETNPKRKAELQKISEVNAWVPAHKPRNFWEAIQSVWTIESLLVVEENQTGMSIGRVDQYMYPYYKADIEEGRMNDFEAFELAGCMLIKMSEMMWITSEGGSKFFAGYQPFVNMCVGGVTREGRDATNDLTYLLMDAVRHVKIYQPSLACRIHNKSPQKYMKKIVDVIRSGMGFPACHFDDSHIKMMLAKGVSIEDARDYCLMGCVEPQKAGRLYQWTSTAYTQWPICIELTLNHGVPLWYGKQVTPDQGDLSQYKTFEEFDAAVKEQIKWVTKWTSVATVISQRIHRELAPKPLMSIMYEGCMEKALDVSAGGAMYNFGPGVVWSGLATYTDTMAAIKKLVFDDKKYTLEQINEALKADFVGYDQILQDCLNAPKYGNDDDYADLIAADITHFTEMDHRKYKTLYSVLSHGTLSISNNTPFGQLTGASANGRRAWTPLSDGISPTQGADYKGPTAIIKSISKMAVDSMNIGMVHNFKIMSGLLDTQEGEDGIITLLRTASVFGNGEMQFNYLSNDTLVEAQKHPENYRDLIVRVAGYSAFFVELCKDVQDEIISRTMLTQI; this is encoded by the coding sequence ATGTCTGCTGAAGAACGTGCGTCTTTAATGAAGATGTTTGAGAGCGTTTCTAAAGAAATTACGAAAGAAGAACCGATCACCGCATCAGCCGGATATACTGCAGGCATCGCGGAAGGAGGAACAGAAATACCCGATGGAATCACACCCCGTCTTGAAAAGCTGAAGGCAAATTACCTGAAGCATGTTCCTTCCATCACTACATACCGTGCTAAAGCGATCACCAAGATTGCAAAAGAAAACCCCGGCATGCCGAAGATTTTGCTCCGTGCAAAGTGCTTCCGTTATTGCTGCGAAACAGCACCTCTTGTCATACAGGATGATGAACTCATCGTCGGAGCACCAAACGGAGCTCCAAGAGCCGGAGCATTCTCCCCTGATATTGCTTGGAGATGGATGGTTGATGAAATCGACTCCATCGGAAATCGGGCTCAGGACCCGTTCTATATCTCCGAAGAAGACAAGAAGATTATGAAGGAAGAGCTTTTCCCATTCTGGCAGGGAAAATCCGTAGATGAGTACTGCGAAGACCAGTATCGTGAAGCGGGTGTTTGGGAAATGTCAGGCGAATCCTTTGTTTCCGACTGCTCCTACCATGCGGTAAACGGCGGCGGAGACTCCAACCCAGGGTATGACGTAATTTTGATGAACAAAGGGATGCTGGATATTCAGCAGGAAGCCAAGGATCATCTTGAAAAGCTGGATTATCAAAATCCGGATGATATTGAAAAAATATATTTCTATAAATCCATCATTGACACCACAGAGGGTGTAATGATCTATGCGAAGCGTCTTTCGGACTATGCTGCTGAGCTGGCTGCTAAGGAAACCAATCCGAAGCGTAAAGCAGAACTGCAGAAAATTTCCGAAGTCAACGCATGGGTACCGGCGCACAAGCCAAGAAACTTCTGGGAAGCAATTCAGTCCGTATGGACCATTGAATCCCTGCTGGTTGTGGAAGAAAACCAAACAGGTATGTCCATCGGCCGTGTTGACCAGTACATGTATCCTTATTACAAGGCAGACATCGAAGAAGGCCGCATGAACGACTTTGAAGCCTTTGAGCTTGCAGGCTGTATGCTGATCAAGATGTCTGAGATGATGTGGATCACCAGCGAAGGCGGTTCCAAATTCTTCGCAGGATATCAGCCTTTCGTCAACATGTGCGTAGGCGGTGTTACCCGTGAAGGCCGTGACGCAACCAATGATCTGACATATCTGCTGATGGATGCAGTTCGCCATGTAAAGATTTATCAGCCTTCACTGGCCTGCCGTATCCACAACAAGTCGCCTCAGAAATATATGAAGAAGATCGTCGACGTAATCCGTTCCGGAATGGGCTTCCCAGCCTGCCACTTCGACGACTCTCACATCAAGATGATGCTTGCTAAGGGCGTTTCCATCGAAGATGCGAGAGATTACTGCCTCATGGGCTGCGTAGAACCTCAAAAGGCAGGACGTCTGTATCAGTGGACCTCCACCGCATACACCCAGTGGCCGATTTGTATCGAACTGACCTTGAACCATGGTGTTCCGCTTTGGTATGGCAAACAGGTTACACCTGATCAGGGAGATCTCTCCCAGTACAAAACCTTCGAAGAGTTTGATGCTGCCGTTAAGGAGCAGATCAAATGGGTCACAAAATGGACCAGCGTTGCCACGGTTATCTCACAGCGTATTCACAGAGAACTGGCACCGAAGCCGCTCATGTCCATCATGTATGAAGGCTGTATGGAAAAGGCGTTGGATGTATCTGCCGGAGGCGCAATGTACAACTTCGGACCTGGAGTCGTATGGTCAGGACTTGCAACCTATACGGATACCATGGCTGCTATCAAGAAGCTGGTATTCGATGATAAAAAATATACCCTTGAGCAGATCAACGAAGCACTGAAAGCAGACTTCGTAGGCTATGACCAAATCCTGCAGGATTGTCTTAATGCTCCGAAATACGGAAATGACGATGACTACGCAGATCTGATCGCAGCTGACATTACGCACTTTACAGAAATGGATCACAGAAAGTACAAGACCCTGTACTCTGTACTGAGCCATGGAACTCTGTCCATTTCCAACAATACACCATTCGGTCAGCTGACCGGAGCTTCCGCAAACGGAAGAAGAGCTTGGACACCGTTGTCCGACGGAATCAGCCCAACTCAGGGTGCAGACTACAAAGGACCTACCGCCATCATCAAATCCATCTCAAAGATGGCAGTAGACAGCATGAACATTGGTATGGTACACAACTTCAAAATCATGTCCGGTCTGCTGGACACGCAGGAAGGTGAAGATGGTATCATCACACTGCTCCGTACCGCATCTGTATTTGGAAACGGAGAGATGCAGTTCAACTATCTGAGCAACGACACTTTGGTTGAAGCGCAGAAGCATCCTGAAAACTACAGAGATCTGATCGTTCGTGTTGCCGGATACAGTGCATTCTTCGTAGAACTGTGCAAGGACGTGCAGGATGAGATCATCAGCAGAACCATGCTGACACAGATCTAA
- a CDS encoding aldehyde dehydrogenase family protein, with protein sequence MNIIDNDLLSIQESRILAENAREAQKKLATFSQEKLDQIVENMAREISHYANELAKLSSDETDYGIWQDKYIKNRFVCEYLPAALQGMRCVGIIREDEKNKTMDVGVPVGVIAALCPATSPVSTTIYKALIAVKSGNAMIFSPHPRAKNVMGRTLDVLISAAEESGLPEGALAYLHTVTQSGTVELMNHPATSLIINTGVPGMLKAAHQSGKPVIFGGAGNGPAFIERTADIKQAVRDIIISKTFDNGIVSAAEQSIVVDSCIHQEVKKELEQNGAYFMTDEEANKLGALLFRPDGSLDSEMVGKNARELAKKAGFFVSSNVVLLLSEQKYVFDKNPYSKEKLCPVLAYYIEDDWMHACEKCIELLLSERNGHTLVIHSKDEDVIRQFALKKPVGRVLVNTPATFGSMGVTTNLFPAMTLGSGSAGEGITTDNVSPMNLIYVRKVGYGVRKPEAIGLSEERVFSAELPVQQPGINQENMKMLQRILEGVISELKR encoded by the coding sequence ATGAATATTATAGACAATGATTTGCTCTCCATCCAAGAATCTCGAATTCTTGCGGAAAATGCCCGTGAAGCACAGAAAAAACTGGCGACCTTTTCACAGGAAAAGCTGGATCAGATTGTTGAAAATATGGCGCGTGAAATCAGCCATTATGCCAATGAACTTGCAAAACTGTCCAGTGACGAAACGGATTATGGTATCTGGCAAGACAAGTACATAAAGAATCGATTTGTCTGTGAGTATTTACCTGCTGCCCTGCAGGGGATGCGCTGTGTTGGCATTATCAGGGAAGACGAAAAGAATAAAACCATGGATGTAGGTGTTCCGGTGGGAGTGATTGCGGCGTTATGCCCGGCAACAAGCCCGGTATCAACCACCATCTATAAAGCGCTCATCGCTGTGAAATCTGGTAATGCGATGATCTTTTCGCCTCACCCAAGAGCAAAGAATGTCATGGGCCGAACCCTTGATGTTCTCATCAGCGCCGCAGAGGAAAGCGGACTGCCGGAAGGCGCCCTCGCGTATCTGCATACAGTTACCCAGAGCGGTACTGTTGAACTGATGAATCATCCGGCTACTTCGCTGATTATTAACACAGGCGTTCCGGGAATGCTCAAGGCGGCACATCAATCAGGCAAACCCGTAATTTTCGGCGGAGCCGGCAATGGACCGGCGTTCATCGAGCGTACTGCGGATATCAAGCAGGCTGTCAGAGACATCATCATCAGCAAAACCTTCGACAATGGAATCGTATCGGCAGCGGAACAGTCCATCGTGGTGGACAGCTGTATTCACCAGGAAGTAAAGAAAGAACTGGAACAAAACGGTGCGTATTTCATGACTGACGAGGAGGCCAACAAACTTGGTGCGCTGCTCTTCCGACCTGACGGAAGTCTGGATTCGGAAATGGTGGGAAAAAATGCCCGGGAGCTGGCGAAAAAGGCTGGATTCTTTGTTTCGAGCAATGTGGTTCTGCTTCTATCGGAGCAGAAATATGTGTTCGATAAGAATCCATACTCCAAAGAAAAGCTCTGCCCGGTTCTGGCCTATTACATCGAAGATGATTGGATGCATGCATGCGAAAAATGTATTGAACTTTTGCTCAGCGAAAGAAACGGACATACGCTGGTGATCCATTCCAAGGACGAGGACGTAATCCGTCAATTTGCCCTGAAAAAGCCAGTTGGGAGAGTTTTAGTTAACACTCCGGCAACCTTCGGCAGTATGGGCGTGACGACGAATCTGTTCCCTGCAATGACACTGGGAAGCGGATCAGCCGGAGAAGGGATTACAACGGATAATGTCTCTCCTATGAATCTGATCTATGTGCGAAAAGTCGGGTACGGTGTAAGAAAGCCTGAAGCCATCGGATTATCGGAAGAACGTGTTTTCTCCGCTGAACTGCCGGTACAGCAGCCTGGGATCAATCAAGAAAATATGAAAATGCTGCAGCGAATTTTAGAGGGAGTTATCAGTGAATTAAAGAGATAA
- a CDS encoding BMC domain-containing protein → MERFEALGLIETFGLVFILEAADAMCKAADVELIGYENVASGYISVLVRGDVGACKTAVEAGVKAVNDMGAEVYSSVVIARPHQDLEKIIARYSLDKLLA, encoded by the coding sequence ATGGAAAGATTTGAAGCGTTAGGATTAATCGAAACATTCGGTCTGGTTTTCATTCTGGAAGCAGCTGACGCAATGTGCAAAGCTGCAGACGTTGAACTGATCGGATATGAAAATGTTGCTTCTGGATATATTTCCGTACTGGTACGGGGAGATGTTGGAGCATGCAAAACAGCTGTAGAAGCAGGTGTGAAAGCCGTTAATGATATGGGCGCCGAAGTTTACAGCTCCGTCGTAATCGCCAGACCTCACCAGGATTTGGAAAAGATTATCGCACGTTATTCTCTTGATAAGCTGCTCGCGTAA
- a CDS encoding BMC domain-containing protein, translated as MRYYGEEALGLVETLGMVPAIEAADKMLKAAEVELISYENVGSTLVTIMVKGDVAAVRAAVEAGAEAAAAIGKLTAHNVMPRPIKGVGDIVSVHDIDL; from the coding sequence GTGAGATATTACGGTGAAGAAGCATTAGGTCTTGTTGAAACATTAGGAATGGTACCTGCGATCGAAGCTGCTGATAAAATGCTTAAGGCAGCTGAAGTAGAACTGATCTCCTATGAAAACGTTGGTTCCACACTTGTTACCATTATGGTAAAAGGTGATGTTGCCGCAGTAAGAGCAGCAGTGGAAGCAGGTGCGGAAGCAGCAGCAGCAATCGGAAAGCTGACCGCCCATAATGTTATGCCTAGACCAATCAAAGGCGTTGGCGATATCGTTTCGGTTCATGATATTGATCTGTAG
- a CDS encoding multidrug efflux SMR transporter, with protein sequence MGYLYLALAIAGELIGTTYLKYSEGYTKPLPTIVSIVAYGICFYLFSKSLLTINLSIAYATWSAVGLIITACISVFIFREGITPAGIAALIMITAGVIVLNLYGAPVKG encoded by the coding sequence ATGGGATACTTATATTTGGCATTGGCCATCGCCGGAGAACTGATCGGAACCACATATCTCAAGTATTCAGAGGGATATACCAAGCCGCTTCCCACAATTGTCAGCATTGTTGCTTATGGGATCTGCTTTTATCTTTTTTCAAAGTCGCTTCTAACAATCAATTTGAGCATCGCTTATGCCACCTGGTCAGCGGTAGGACTTATCATCACTGCATGTATTTCGGTTTTCATCTTCCGAGAGGGAATTACCCCTGCGGGAATCGCAGCACTCATCATGATAACCGCTGGAGTCATCGTACTGAATCTTTATGGAGCACCGGTGAAAGGATAG
- the gabT gene encoding 4-aminobutyrate--2-oxoglutarate transaminase, with translation MSLRTSLPRIVTDAVPGPKSAELLKIRKDHVTDAVGMLAPVFVDRAEGAMVQDVDGNIFVDFVAGIGVLNIGHSHPEVIEAVKEQCEKYFAPNINVFNYEQYPRLAEKLNELIPIEGEKKTILVNTGAEADENAVKLARRFTGRSEIISFAGAFHGRSYMTMALTSKCRPYKTGFGPLPQGVHRFPFPYCYRCPYGLERESCGLHCAKMFEDSFFLEYVAPDQVAAIILEPILGEGGFVVPPNEFLTEMRRLCDKYGIVLIDDEIQAGYARTGKMFACEYWSVRPDILVSAKSVAGGIPIACVTARKDIMESVSPGELGGTYCGNALASASALKVLEIMERDDFCAKANHIGEMAMERLHEMQERYSIIGDVRGKGAMLAIEMVKDRTSKVPAKEETKAIIAECIQNGLVVLGAGVRDNCIRFLMPLVITDEQLHEGMDILDRAIAKITL, from the coding sequence ATGTCATTGAGAACAAGTCTGCCAAGGATTGTGACGGATGCGGTTCCGGGGCCAAAATCCGCAGAGCTTTTGAAAATCAGAAAGGATCATGTGACGGATGCGGTGGGCATGCTTGCCCCTGTATTTGTGGACAGAGCGGAAGGCGCTATGGTTCAGGATGTGGACGGGAATATCTTTGTGGATTTTGTCGCTGGAATTGGCGTACTGAATATCGGTCATTCTCACCCGGAAGTGATTGAGGCGGTGAAGGAACAATGTGAGAAATATTTCGCGCCAAACATCAATGTCTTCAATTATGAACAGTATCCGCGTCTGGCGGAAAAACTCAACGAGCTCATCCCCATCGAAGGCGAGAAGAAGACGATCCTGGTCAATACAGGGGCGGAGGCGGATGAAAATGCGGTGAAACTTGCCAGGAGATTTACTGGCAGAAGCGAGATTATCAGCTTTGCAGGGGCATTTCATGGCAGATCCTATATGACCATGGCGCTGACCAGCAAATGCCGACCCTATAAAACAGGATTTGGTCCTCTTCCTCAAGGGGTTCACCGATTCCCATTCCCTTATTGCTATCGCTGTCCTTACGGTTTGGAACGTGAGAGCTGTGGCTTGCACTGCGCCAAAATGTTTGAAGATAGCTTCTTTTTAGAATATGTTGCACCGGATCAGGTTGCCGCTATAATTCTTGAGCCGATTCTGGGAGAGGGTGGCTTCGTTGTACCGCCTAATGAATTCTTAACAGAGATGCGCAGACTTTGCGATAAGTACGGAATCGTACTCATCGATGATGAAATTCAGGCAGGGTATGCCCGAACGGGAAAGATGTTCGCCTGTGAGTACTGGAGTGTTCGTCCTGATATTCTCGTCAGCGCTAAATCGGTTGCCGGAGGAATCCCCATCGCCTGTGTTACCGCAAGAAAAGATATTATGGAATCTGTATCGCCGGGAGAGTTGGGAGGAACCTACTGCGGCAACGCACTGGCTTCCGCTTCTGCGCTGAAGGTTCTTGAGATTATGGAACGGGATGATTTTTGTGCGAAGGCCAATCACATCGGCGAGATGGCAATGGAGCGCCTGCATGAAATGCAGGAAAGGTACAGCATCATCGGAGATGTGAGGGGAAAGGGCGCCATGCTTGCGATAGAGATGGTAAAGGATAGAACCAGCAAGGTGCCGGCGAAGGAAGAAACAAAAGCCATTATTGCCGAGTGTATTCAAAACGGACTTGTCGTTTTGGGTGCTGGAGTTCGGGACAACTGCATCCGATTCCTGATGCCGCTGGTAATCACCGACGAGCAGCTCCATGAGGGAATGGATATTCTAGACCGAGCCATTGCAAAAATAACCCTGTAA
- a CDS encoding 4-hydroxybutyrate dehydrogenase → MRERIQDMREILIKPQFHKFGDFKEFAQEFQLDSRDLVLTNESLYIPFMKDLELPCKYVFQEKFGLGEPSEEMITNLFSDIDPKDYDRVISVGGGAIMDIGKLLSLKRTGTVHELYFKTAEVVPEKEHIALPTTCGTGSEVTNISVAIVRDEMGKTTKLGLVSDLLIPTDVCLIPEFLKTLPYEPFASSAIDALIHAVESYLSPSRATMTSELFGVKAMELILEGFRMIGESGPEARFEYLDEFLTAACYAGIAFLQAGCATVHAMSFPLGGTYHVPHGEANYALFGKVLEKYNTIQPDGKLLKLKKTIARILGGSEEDAIKNLADLENKILPLRPLRKYGFTEEDIELFADSVLMNQQRLVINSYVPLTRELIVEIYRETY, encoded by the coding sequence ATGAGAGAAAGGATACAGGATATGAGAGAAATATTAATCAAGCCTCAGTTTCACAAGTTCGGTGATTTTAAAGAATTTGCTCAGGAGTTTCAACTGGATTCACGGGATCTGGTTTTAACGAACGAGTCCCTTTACATACCCTTTATGAAAGACCTGGAGCTTCCCTGTAAATATGTATTTCAGGAGAAATTCGGATTGGGAGAACCCTCCGAAGAAATGATTACGAATCTCTTTTCGGACATTGACCCAAAGGACTATGACAGGGTGATTTCTGTGGGCGGCGGTGCAATTATGGATATAGGGAAACTCCTTTCCTTAAAGAGGACTGGAACCGTTCATGAGCTGTATTTCAAAACTGCCGAGGTGGTGCCTGAAAAGGAACATATTGCGCTGCCTACCACCTGCGGAACGGGGTCTGAAGTGACCAACATATCTGTGGCCATCGTCAGGGATGAAATGGGTAAGACGACAAAGCTGGGGTTGGTGTCTGATCTTTTAATCCCTACAGATGTTTGCTTGATTCCTGAATTCCTTAAGACTCTTCCTTATGAACCTTTTGCTTCATCGGCCATTGACGCCCTGATCCATGCGGTGGAATCCTACCTGTCTCCATCCCGAGCAACCATGACTTCAGAGCTTTTTGGCGTGAAGGCCATGGAATTAATACTTGAAGGGTTCAGAATGATTGGGGAGTCGGGGCCTGAAGCCAGATTCGAGTATCTGGATGAATTTCTTACTGCAGCCTGTTATGCAGGAATCGCTTTCCTGCAAGCCGGATGTGCAACGGTTCACGCCATGTCTTTTCCACTGGGCGGCACCTATCATGTCCCACACGGTGAGGCAAATTATGCTCTTTTTGGGAAGGTGCTTGAGAAATACAACACGATTCAGCCAGATGGAAAGCTTTTAAAATTGAAAAAGACCATTGCCAGGATACTGGGCGGATCGGAAGAGGATGCCATCAAAAACCTTGCAGATTTGGAGAATAAAATCCTGCCTTTGAGGCCCTTGCGGAAATACGGATTTACAGAGGAGGATATTGAACTCTTTGCTGATTCCGTACTAATGAATCAGCAGCGCCTGGTCATCAATTCCTATGTACCATTGACCAGAGAGCTCATTGTTGAAATTTATAGAGAAACCTACTAA